The genomic DNA TGGTGGATACCGAAACCCTCCGCGTCTCAAAAGGCTCTGTGTCTCCGCGTATTTGTGGCGGATTCGAATCTTTCTAAAATAAAAAGGGGATCGTGAAATCCCCTCCGGCTTCATGCTTCTGATGACCCTGGGGCCGTCAGATCCCTTCCTTTATCTTCCGTATCTCTTCCTTTATAAGGGTTTCAGCCAGATCCGGAACCACTTCCCATACGACCCGTTCGATCACCTCGCGAGATATGCGTGAAACAATTGCTGTCAGTTGCTCCTCGCTCAACTCGGGGAGAGCCTTGGAGGGGGTAGCCCCGGGAGATACGCGAGAAGCTGTTTCGACTTCCCCAGCGGGGGAAACTGATTCCGCGAAAAAATATTCCTCTGCTCCCGCAGGGGATGGAGCAGGCTCGGGCGCGACACCTGCGGGGAAAAAGGGTTGCCCCTCCGTATCGGTTTCAAAACCCGGCACCGGCGGTGCGGCGGACGCATCTTCATCCCCTGTCGATAGCGCAAATGGGTCGAAAGGAGGTTCCTCCGCGAGCGGTGCATCTGCTCCTGAATGAGCCGACTGGTCGTCTGAAAAGGCATCCCAAGAAACCGGGGCTCCTGTAAATTCGATAGTCTCTTCGACCGGCCCTGCAGCAGGTTGCTCCTCATGCTCCTTTGACTGATCAGCCCCTATGCTGGCAAGGTCTATCATCCCCCATGGGTCATCCTCTAGAGGGACGACTTCGGCAGTGCCTGCAAAATCGCCGGCCGGTGCAGCACCAGAGAGGGTATTGGGAGCAATTCCAGGTTCCACCGCCATCTCGCGTGCAGAAGACTTTCGTTCCCTGCCGAGTTCGATAAGCGAGCGCACCTTGTCGATAAGGCCCTGGGATTCGAACGGCTTCGAAATAAAATCGTCGGCGCCTGAAATACTGGCCTTTTCCGGGTCGAAGGGCTCGAAGGCTCCTGTAAGCAGGAGGATGGGCGTCCCACGCAGCCGATGATCCCGCCTCACCGCCTCGCATACCTCGTATCCGGACATCCCTGGCATCAGGGCGTCGAGAAGCATTATGTCGGGAAGGATTTCGACGGCCTTCTCCACCGCGGCAATTCCGTCGCCCACGATGGTAAGTTCGCAGTCTTCACCCGCAAAGATGATGCTTACCACCTTCTGGATAGTGATGCTGTCATCAGCGAGGAGCAGTTTATAGCCCATCGATTCTCCTCCGTCGGAAGCAGGGAAGCGGATGCTGCGAAGATGCAGATGTGCAGGCCGCAGAACGCGTCATTTCGGCAGGAAAACTAACATAGGGTACCTGGAGTGTCAAGCATTTAGCCTGCCATCACAGGGGACTTGAAGTCAGCTCCTGAGTCCAGGGAAAAGGCCCGTACAACTCGGCAGCAAGGGAGGAAACCCGCTTCCGCAGTGCATTGAATTCTCGGGTGTTCCGGTAATCTAGGCGGGAGGTCAGCAGCACGACGAAGAGATCTGCATCCGGATCTATCCAGAGCGACCCACCGGAATATCCGGTATGAC from Geobacter sp. DSM 9736 includes the following:
- a CDS encoding response regulator codes for the protein MGYKLLLADDSITIQKVVSIIFAGEDCELTIVGDGIAAVEKAVEILPDIMLLDALMPGMSGYEVCEAVRRDHRLRGTPILLLTGAFEPFDPEKASISGADDFISKPFESQGLIDKVRSLIELGRERKSSAREMAVEPGIAPNTLSGAAPAGDFAGTAEVVPLEDDPWGMIDLASIGADQSKEHEEQPAAGPVEETIEFTGAPVSWDAFSDDQSAHSGADAPLAEEPPFDPFALSTGDEDASAAPPVPGFETDTEGQPFFPAGVAPEPAPSPAGAEEYFFAESVSPAGEVETASRVSPGATPSKALPELSEEQLTAIVSRISREVIERVVWEVVPDLAETLIKEEIRKIKEGI